One window of Microbacterium sediminis genomic DNA carries:
- the pstA gene encoding phosphate ABC transporter permease PstA, producing MTTVATPPTRTASRPATLTAGHLPAWAPWALLAGSIAVAAVVFTLLNLGGDPADFNIAMTLVVGLVIYMVLIVSVSSLVESRRHAIDRLMTALVSTAFVIALLPLVSLLFTVVVNGLQRFDPEFFSFSMRNVVGEGGGAVHAIWGTVLITLTATIISVPIGLMTSIYLVEYGQGKKLARGITFLVDVMTGIPSIVAGLFIYSVFAVIVGPGTRLGIMGSLALSVLMIPVVVRGSEELLRIVPNELREAAFALGVPKWLTIVKVVLPTAIAGITTSIMLAVARVIGETAPLLITVGMVQGLNTNLFSGQMATLPVFAYMQAKYPGQPPEAFTERAWAAALTLILIVMVLNLLARLIAKIFAPKMTGR from the coding sequence ATGACCACCGTCGCCACGCCTCCGACGCGCACCGCCTCGCGCCCCGCCACGCTCACGGCCGGTCACCTGCCCGCCTGGGCGCCCTGGGCGCTCCTGGCCGGCTCCATCGCGGTCGCGGCCGTCGTCTTCACGCTGCTCAACCTGGGCGGCGACCCGGCCGACTTCAACATCGCCATGACGCTCGTCGTCGGCCTCGTGATCTACATGGTGCTGATCGTGTCGGTGTCGTCGCTCGTCGAGAGCCGCCGCCACGCGATCGACCGCCTCATGACCGCGCTGGTCTCGACGGCGTTCGTCATCGCCCTGCTGCCCCTCGTCTCGCTCCTGTTCACGGTGGTCGTCAACGGCCTGCAGCGCTTCGACCCGGAGTTCTTCAGCTTCTCGATGCGCAACGTCGTCGGCGAGGGCGGCGGCGCCGTGCACGCCATCTGGGGCACGGTGCTGATCACCCTCACGGCGACGATCATCTCGGTGCCGATCGGCCTGATGACCTCGATCTACCTCGTCGAGTACGGCCAGGGCAAGAAGCTGGCCCGCGGCATCACCTTCCTCGTCGACGTGATGACGGGCATCCCCTCGATCGTCGCCGGTCTGTTCATCTACTCGGTGTTCGCGGTGATCGTCGGCCCCGGCACGCGCCTGGGCATCATGGGCTCGCTCGCCCTCTCGGTGCTGATGATCCCGGTCGTCGTCCGCGGTTCCGAGGAGCTGCTGCGCATCGTCCCGAACGAGCTGCGCGAGGCCGCCTTCGCGCTCGGCGTGCCCAAGTGGCTCACGATCGTGAAGGTGGTGCTGCCGACCGCGATCGCCGGCATCACGACGAGCATCATGCTCGCCGTCGCGCGCGTCATCGGCGAGACCGCGCCGCTGCTCATCACGGTGGGCATGGTGCAGGGCCTGAACACCAACCTCTTCAGCGGCCAGATGGCGACCCTGCCGGTGTTCGCCTACATGCAGGCGAAGTACCCGGGCCAGCCGCCGGAGGCGTTCACCGAGCGCGCCTGGGCCGCGGCGCTCACGCTGATCCTGATCGTGATGGTGCTGAACCTCCTGGCCCGTCTGATCGCGAAGATCTTCGCCCCCAAGATGACCGGCCGCTGA
- the pstB gene encoding phosphate ABC transporter ATP-binding protein PstB: MSKSIEVNDLNVYYGDFLAVEGVSIDIQPRTVTAFIGPSGCGKSTFLRTLNRMHEVIPGARVEGEVLIDGKNLYGAGVDPVLVRRQVGMVFQRPNPFPTMSIKENVLAGVTLNNRRMPKSEQDDLVEKSLRGANLWNEVKDRLDKPGSGLSGGQQQRLCIARAIAVSPDVILMDEPCSALDPISTFAIEELISELKNEYTVVIVTHNMQQASRVSDKTAFFNIAGTGKPGKLIEYDDTTKIFTTPSVQATEDYVSGRFG, encoded by the coding sequence GTGTCCAAGAGCATCGAAGTCAACGACCTCAACGTCTACTACGGCGACTTTCTCGCCGTCGAGGGCGTCTCGATCGACATCCAGCCCCGCACCGTGACGGCGTTCATCGGCCCGTCGGGCTGCGGCAAGTCCACCTTCCTGCGCACCCTCAACCGCATGCACGAGGTCATCCCCGGCGCGCGCGTCGAGGGCGAGGTGCTGATCGACGGCAAGAACCTCTACGGCGCCGGCGTCGACCCGGTGCTCGTGCGTCGCCAGGTCGGCATGGTGTTCCAGCGCCCCAACCCGTTCCCCACGATGTCGATCAAGGAGAACGTGCTCGCGGGCGTCACCCTCAACAACCGCCGCATGCCCAAGAGCGAGCAGGACGACCTCGTCGAGAAGTCGCTGCGCGGCGCGAACCTCTGGAACGAGGTCAAGGACCGCCTCGACAAGCCCGGTTCGGGCCTCTCGGGCGGTCAGCAGCAGCGCCTCTGCATCGCCCGCGCGATCGCCGTCTCGCCCGACGTGATCCTCATGGACGAGCCGTGCTCGGCGCTCGACCCGATCTCGACCTTCGCGATCGAGGAGCTCATCTCGGAGCTCAAGAACGAGTACACCGTCGTGATCGTCACGCACAACATGCAGCAGGCGTCGCGCGTGAGCGACAAGACCGCGTTCTTCAACATCGCGGGCACCGGCAAGCCGGGCAAGCTCATCGAGTACGACGACACCACGAAGATCTTCACGACGCCGTCCGTGCAGGCGACCGAGGACTACGTCTCCGGCCGCTTCGGGTGA
- a CDS encoding aminodeoxychorismate lyase translates to MTFRLAFLIDPIPADDPRTDFAGTISPIDPDAPALSVSDLSSNRGDGIFESIAVVDGHPQETGAHLQRLAHSARLSDLPEPHTAQLRAAVEAAAAQCPPGECTIRLLLSRGVQHGGPGQGIHGPTIWLTAAQAPDNTAARENGIKVVTLDRGYDSGAAARAPWLLLGAKTLSYAVNMAALREARRRGADDAIFVTSDGYVLEAPTATLILRRGDTFLTPEPTGGLLQGTTQLSAFDWLEENGHPTGYEHIPTAALYDADAAWLVSSTRLAAALTHVDGRELPVDRDLTAALNAYLLSPRD, encoded by the coding sequence ATGACGTTCCGCCTCGCGTTCCTCATCGACCCGATCCCCGCAGACGATCCGCGCACGGACTTCGCCGGCACGATCTCGCCGATCGATCCCGATGCTCCCGCGCTCAGCGTGAGCGATCTGAGCTCCAACCGCGGCGACGGCATCTTCGAGTCGATCGCGGTGGTCGACGGCCACCCCCAGGAGACGGGAGCCCACCTGCAGCGGCTCGCGCACTCGGCGCGGCTGTCCGACCTGCCCGAGCCCCACACCGCGCAGCTGCGCGCCGCCGTCGAGGCGGCCGCGGCGCAGTGCCCGCCGGGGGAGTGCACCATCCGCCTGCTCCTGAGCCGCGGCGTGCAGCACGGCGGCCCCGGGCAGGGGATCCACGGGCCCACGATCTGGCTCACGGCGGCGCAGGCGCCCGACAACACGGCCGCGCGCGAGAACGGCATCAAGGTCGTCACTCTCGATCGCGGCTACGACAGCGGTGCGGCGGCCCGCGCCCCGTGGCTGCTCCTGGGCGCCAAGACGCTGTCGTACGCCGTGAACATGGCGGCGCTGCGCGAGGCGCGACGCCGCGGCGCCGACGACGCGATCTTCGTCACGAGCGACGGCTACGTGCTCGAGGCGCCGACGGCGACCCTCATCCTCCGCCGCGGCGACACGTTCCTCACGCCCGAGCCGACCGGCGGGCTGCTGCAGGGAACCACGCAGCTGAGCGCGTTCGACTGGCTCGAGGAGAACGGCCACCCCACCGGCTATGAGCACATCCCCACGGCGGCGCTGTACGACGCCGATGCGGCCTGGCTCGTCTCGAGCACCCGGCTCGCCGCCGCCCTGACACACGTCGACGGCCGTGAGCTCCCGGTGGATCGGGACCTCACGGCCGCCCTCAACGCCTACCTGCTCAGCCCGCGGGACTGA
- a CDS encoding 5-(carboxyamino)imidazole ribonucleotide synthase, giving the protein MSLRVGVIGGGQLARMMIAPAVELGIDIRVLAEAEGMSASLAATAVGDYRDAETVLAFARDVDVITFDHEHVPQPVLRALVDAGVAVHPGPDALRFAQDKLVMRARLAEIGAPQPDWAAVHDAAQLQAFLDDHGGRAVVKTPRGGYDGKGVRVVASADEADDWFADFAGEPILVEELVSFRRELAQQVARRPSGEMVPYPVVETVQRDGVCSEVFAPAPRASERLVEVAARLAMQIAEGLGVTGMLAVELFETTDERILVNELAMRPHNSGHWTQDGAVTSQFEQHLRAVLDLPLGDPSPVAEAAVMVNILGGPQGEAMTDRIAAAAAEHPSAKIHTYGKEPRPGRKVGHVNAVGDLDDAAYTARAAAAFFD; this is encoded by the coding sequence ATGTCGCTGCGTGTCGGCGTGATCGGCGGGGGCCAGCTCGCCCGGATGATGATCGCTCCCGCGGTCGAGCTCGGGATCGACATCCGCGTGCTCGCGGAGGCCGAGGGAATGTCCGCGAGCCTGGCGGCGACGGCCGTGGGCGACTACCGCGACGCCGAGACCGTGCTCGCCTTCGCGCGCGATGTCGACGTCATCACCTTCGACCACGAGCACGTGCCGCAGCCGGTGCTGCGCGCCCTCGTCGACGCGGGCGTCGCGGTCCACCCCGGTCCCGACGCGCTGCGGTTCGCGCAGGACAAGCTCGTGATGCGCGCGCGCCTGGCCGAGATCGGCGCGCCCCAGCCCGACTGGGCGGCGGTGCACGATGCGGCGCAGCTGCAGGCCTTCCTGGATGACCACGGCGGCCGCGCGGTCGTAAAGACCCCGCGCGGCGGCTACGACGGCAAGGGCGTGCGCGTGGTGGCGAGCGCCGACGAGGCCGACGACTGGTTCGCGGACTTCGCCGGGGAGCCGATCCTCGTCGAGGAACTCGTCTCGTTCCGCCGGGAGCTCGCGCAGCAGGTGGCGCGGCGCCCCTCGGGCGAGATGGTGCCGTACCCGGTGGTCGAGACGGTGCAGCGCGACGGCGTGTGCAGCGAGGTGTTCGCGCCCGCGCCGCGCGCGTCAGAGCGGCTCGTCGAGGTCGCCGCGCGCCTGGCGATGCAGATCGCCGAGGGCCTGGGCGTGACGGGCATGCTCGCCGTCGAGCTGTTCGAGACGACCGACGAGCGGATCCTCGTCAACGAGCTCGCCATGCGCCCCCACAACAGCGGGCACTGGACGCAGGACGGCGCCGTCACGAGCCAGTTCGAGCAGCACCTGCGCGCGGTGCTCGACCTGCCGCTGGGGGATCCGTCGCCCGTGGCCGAGGCGGCCGTGATGGTGAACATCCTCGGCGGCCCGCAGGGCGAGGCGATGACCGACCGGATCGCCGCCGCCGCGGCCGAGCACCCCTCGGCCAAGATCCACACCTACGGCAAGGAACCGCGGCCGGGGCGCAAGGTCGGCCACGTCAACGCCGTCGGCGACCTCGACGACGCCGCCTACACCGCCCGCGCGGCCGCCGCCTTCTTCGACTGA
- a CDS encoding PH domain-containing protein: protein MSNLGRPATPPPGVPVPEELVVARFRGSAHRLFWSALLLIAVAGATGYFWGNLPAPFENWMLAAAAAVLVLAGVILPWLVWLSHRYTITTRRVIASRGLLAHHRTELTHARGYAITTRRGPLQRLWGIGTLTLADGVTGKLVLADIPNVRLVAEVLTDQIEVNQILAHRDAVAGSDPVL, encoded by the coding sequence ATGAGCAACCTCGGACGCCCCGCGACGCCTCCCCCCGGGGTGCCGGTGCCCGAGGAGCTCGTGGTCGCCCGGTTCCGCGGCTCCGCGCATCGCCTGTTCTGGTCGGCCCTGCTGCTCATCGCCGTCGCCGGCGCGACCGGCTACTTCTGGGGCAACCTGCCCGCGCCGTTCGAGAACTGGATGCTCGCCGCCGCCGCGGCGGTGCTCGTGCTGGCGGGCGTGATCCTGCCCTGGCTGGTGTGGCTCTCGCACCGCTACACGATCACCACGCGCCGCGTCATCGCCTCGCGCGGACTGCTCGCCCACCACCGCACCGAGCTGACGCATGCCCGCGGCTACGCGATCACCACGCGCCGCGGGCCGCTGCAGCGGCTGTGGGGGATCGGCACGCTGACGCTCGCCGACGGCGTGACCGGCAAGCTCGTGCTGGCCGACATCCCGAACGTGCGGCTCGTGGCCGAGGTGCTCACCGACCAGATCGAGGTGAACCAGATCCTCGCCCACCGCGACGCCGTCGCGGGGTCGGACCCCGTGCTCTGA
- a CDS encoding biotin--[acetyl-CoA-carboxylase] ligase, whose product MAWDRTTAAGARVTEVTATGSTNADLVAAVAAGRVAHLDVLLTRDQRSGRGRLDRTWQAPAGASLAVSVALWVDEVPPAARGWIPLLAGAAMARAVRAQLPGREVGAKWPNDVLVAGRKICGILAEGTADPGAVVVGAGVNTAMTAEQLPVPTATSFAVAGAACDDDRLLADYLGALDRTLGALARAGGDAIASGALDAVTGVCATIGQDVAVSLPDGRVLRGTATAIDEQGRLVVRAADGDHAVSAGDVVHVRPA is encoded by the coding sequence ATGGCATGGGATCGGACGACGGCGGCGGGCGCGCGCGTGACCGAGGTCACCGCGACCGGATCGACCAACGCCGACCTCGTTGCGGCGGTCGCCGCCGGCCGCGTCGCCCACCTGGACGTGCTGCTCACGCGCGACCAGCGATCGGGGCGGGGCCGCCTCGATCGCACCTGGCAGGCGCCCGCCGGCGCCTCGCTCGCGGTGTCGGTCGCGCTGTGGGTCGACGAGGTGCCGCCGGCCGCGCGCGGCTGGATCCCGCTGCTGGCCGGCGCCGCGATGGCCCGGGCCGTGCGGGCGCAGTTGCCGGGGCGCGAGGTGGGCGCGAAGTGGCCCAACGACGTGCTCGTGGCCGGGCGCAAGATCTGCGGCATCCTCGCCGAGGGCACGGCCGATCCGGGCGCGGTCGTGGTCGGCGCGGGCGTGAACACGGCGATGACGGCCGAGCAGCTGCCCGTGCCGACGGCCACCTCGTTCGCCGTGGCCGGCGCCGCGTGCGACGACGACCGCCTGCTCGCTGACTACCTCGGCGCCCTGGACCGCACCCTCGGCGCCCTGGCGCGTGCCGGCGGCGACGCGATCGCCTCGGGCGCCCTCGACGCCGTCACGGGCGTGTGCGCCACGATCGGGCAGGACGTCGCCGTGTCGCTGCCCGACGGCCGCGTACTCCGCGGCACCGCCACCGCGATCGACGAGCAGGGCCGCCTCGTCGTGCGCGCGGCGGACGGGGATCACGCCGTCTCGGCGGGCGACGTCGTGCACGTGCGGCCCGCCTGA
- a CDS encoding acyl-CoA carboxylase subunit beta yields the protein MPANGAARPANRVEHVTEPDLSTTAGKIADLRARYAEAVTASEENAKTKQHAKGKMTARERIELLVDPGSFVEFDEYVRHRTTAFGMDKSRPYGDSVVTGTGTIHGRNVAVYAQDFSTFGGSLGEAAGDKIIKIMEFALRGGMPIIGILDSGGARIQEGVVALGKYGEIFRLNTAASGVIPQISIVMGPAAGGAVYSPALTDFVIMVDKTSQMFVTGPDVIKTVTGEDVGMEELGGAYTHNTRSGVAHYLAEDEDDALDYARTLLGFLPDNNMADAPAYETTFEFETTDADRALNRVVPDSPNQPYDIHEVISSVVDGDFLEVQPLFAPNIVIGFGRVEGRTVGVIANQPSQMAGTLNIEAGEKAARFVRFCDAFSIPIVTLVDVPGYLPGTDQEWTGVIRRGAKLLYAYAEATVPLVTVILRKAYGGAYIVMGSKQLGADINLAWPTAEIAVMGGQGAVNILYRGELKRAEEAGEDISAVRTRLANEYLYNVASPFLAAERGELDGIIEPAQTRVAIAKALRSLRNKRAELPPKKHGNIPL from the coding sequence ATGCCCGCCAACGGCGCGGCGCGGCCCGCGAATAGGGTGGAACACGTGACGGAACCCGATCTCTCGACGACCGCCGGCAAGATCGCCGATCTGCGCGCCCGCTACGCGGAGGCCGTGACCGCCTCCGAGGAGAACGCGAAGACCAAGCAGCACGCCAAGGGCAAGATGACCGCGCGCGAGCGCATCGAGCTGCTCGTGGATCCCGGCAGCTTCGTCGAGTTCGACGAGTACGTGCGCCACCGCACGACCGCGTTCGGCATGGACAAGTCGCGCCCCTACGGCGACTCCGTCGTCACCGGCACGGGCACGATCCACGGCCGCAACGTGGCCGTGTACGCGCAGGACTTCTCGACCTTCGGCGGATCGCTCGGCGAGGCCGCGGGCGACAAGATCATCAAGATCATGGAGTTCGCCCTGCGCGGCGGCATGCCGATCATCGGCATCCTCGACTCCGGCGGCGCCCGCATCCAGGAGGGCGTGGTCGCGCTCGGCAAGTACGGCGAGATCTTCCGCCTCAACACCGCCGCCTCGGGCGTCATCCCGCAGATCTCCATCGTCATGGGCCCGGCCGCCGGCGGAGCGGTGTACTCCCCCGCGCTGACGGACTTCGTGATCATGGTCGACAAGACCAGCCAGATGTTCGTCACCGGCCCCGACGTGATCAAGACGGTCACGGGCGAGGACGTGGGCATGGAGGAGCTCGGCGGCGCCTACACGCACAACACGCGCTCGGGCGTGGCCCACTACCTCGCCGAGGACGAGGACGACGCGCTCGACTACGCGCGCACCCTGCTCGGCTTCCTGCCCGACAACAACATGGCCGACGCCCCGGCCTACGAGACGACGTTCGAGTTCGAGACCACCGACGCCGACCGCGCGCTCAACCGCGTGGTCCCGGACTCGCCGAACCAGCCCTACGACATCCACGAGGTCATCTCGAGCGTCGTCGACGGCGACTTCCTCGAGGTGCAGCCGCTGTTCGCCCCGAACATCGTCATCGGCTTCGGGCGCGTCGAGGGCCGCACGGTGGGCGTCATCGCGAACCAGCCGTCGCAGATGGCCGGCACCCTCAACATCGAGGCCGGCGAGAAGGCCGCGCGCTTCGTGCGGTTCTGCGACGCGTTCTCGATCCCGATCGTCACCCTCGTCGACGTGCCCGGCTACCTGCCCGGCACCGACCAGGAGTGGACGGGCGTCATCCGCCGCGGCGCGAAGCTGCTGTACGCGTACGCCGAGGCGACGGTGCCGCTCGTGACGGTGATCCTGCGCAAGGCCTACGGCGGCGCGTACATCGTCATGGGATCCAAGCAGCTCGGCGCCGACATCAACCTCGCGTGGCCGACCGCCGAGATCGCCGTGATGGGCGGCCAGGGCGCCGTCAACATCCTGTACCGCGGCGAGCTCAAGCGGGCCGAGGAGGCCGGCGAGGACATCTCGGCCGTCCGCACCCGGCTGGCGAACGAGTACCTCTACAACGTGGCCTCCCCCTTCCTGGCGGCCGAGCGCGGCGAGCTCGACGGCATCATCGAGCCCGCGCAGACGCGCGTGGCGATCGCGAAGGCGCTGCGCTCGCTGCGCAACAAGCGCGCGGAGCTGCCGCCCAAGAAGCACGGGAACATCCCGCTGTGA
- a CDS encoding acyl-CoA carboxylase epsilon subunit, whose translation MTLVRDEDDARELPRVEFVRGTADEDDLAALAAVLPMAYVQEADEATTDDPGFDAWTASRRLRRVPPAGARWGRFSG comes from the coding sequence ATGACCCTGGTGCGGGACGAGGACGACGCGCGCGAGCTGCCCCGGGTGGAGTTCGTGCGGGGCACGGCCGACGAGGACGATCTGGCCGCCCTCGCGGCGGTGCTGCCGATGGCGTACGTGCAGGAGGCCGACGAGGCCACCACCGACGACCCCGGCTTCGACGCCTGGACCGCCTCGCGCCGGCTGCGGCGGGTCCCTCCCGCCGGTGCACGCTGGGGCCGCTTCTCCGGGTAG
- a CDS encoding sensor histidine kinase: protein MASRGEIVEEAWRRMPQASARETPGRFTRARFERILQLLTGVGAGVLGVQALIVAVTADGVPMDPLLAIALFASLGLMVVACLAGFGARLFATVFALGFPVILLVWGLSDRADPDPHLQPAPFYLLTVSAAAAVVGLPLRGQIAVVAAVHWLYANIRLIRGGWSLEIWESTVYDVSIALLLGILVLVLAWMYRGIATGVDEARAQVVETYTAARVAEASESERVEIAALMHDSVLAALIAAERARSPRERELAVAMAREALNRLANAESDDPQGSDDDVSAEQIARELEARAGELGIELTVDRRIEPDARVFPGRPARAIALAATQALANAVQHADAEGLAVRLVADARSIEVWVEDEGPGLDFDAIEADRLGIRGSIIARMSAVGGSADIHTGAHGTMVVVSWAEQIEEEP from the coding sequence GTGGCGTCTAGGGGCGAGATCGTCGAGGAGGCCTGGCGGCGGATGCCCCAGGCGTCGGCCCGCGAGACGCCCGGACGCTTCACCCGCGCCCGCTTCGAGCGCATCCTGCAGCTGCTCACGGGCGTCGGCGCGGGGGTGCTCGGGGTGCAGGCCCTCATCGTCGCCGTCACCGCCGACGGCGTGCCGATGGATCCCCTCCTCGCGATCGCGCTGTTCGCGTCGCTGGGGCTGATGGTCGTCGCCTGCCTGGCGGGGTTCGGCGCCCGCCTGTTCGCCACGGTGTTCGCGCTGGGCTTCCCCGTCATCCTGCTCGTGTGGGGGCTGAGCGACCGGGCCGATCCCGACCCCCACCTGCAGCCGGCGCCGTTCTACCTGCTCACTGTCTCGGCCGCGGCGGCCGTGGTCGGGCTGCCGCTGCGCGGGCAGATCGCCGTGGTGGCGGCCGTCCACTGGCTTTACGCGAACATCCGTCTCATCCGCGGCGGCTGGTCGCTGGAGATCTGGGAGTCGACGGTCTACGACGTCTCGATCGCCCTGCTGCTCGGCATCCTCGTGCTCGTGCTGGCGTGGATGTACCGGGGGATCGCGACGGGCGTCGACGAGGCGCGCGCGCAGGTGGTGGAGACCTACACCGCCGCCCGTGTCGCGGAGGCCTCCGAGAGCGAGCGCGTGGAGATCGCGGCGCTCATGCACGACAGCGTGCTGGCGGCCCTCATCGCCGCTGAGCGCGCCCGTTCCCCCCGCGAGCGCGAGCTCGCCGTGGCGATGGCCCGCGAGGCGCTCAACCGCCTCGCCAACGCCGAGTCCGATGACCCGCAGGGCAGCGACGACGACGTCTCGGCCGAGCAGATCGCGCGCGAGCTCGAGGCGCGGGCGGGCGAGCTCGGCATCGAGCTCACGGTCGACCGCCGGATCGAGCCCGACGCGCGCGTCTTCCCCGGCCGCCCGGCCCGCGCCATCGCGCTGGCCGCCACGCAGGCCCTCGCCAACGCGGTGCAGCACGCCGACGCCGAGGGGCTCGCGGTGCGGCTCGTGGCCGACGCGCGCTCCATCGAGGTGTGGGTGGAGGACGAGGGCCCCGGGCTCGACTTCGACGCCATCGAGGCGGACCGACTCGGCATCCGCGGATCGATCATCGCCCGCATGTCGGCGGTCGGCGGCAGCGCCGACATCCACACGGGCGCCCACGGCACGATGGTCGTCGTCTCGTGGGCCGAGCAGATCGAGGAGGAGCCGTGA
- a CDS encoding response regulator transcription factor: MIRVALVDDHESVRLGLEAAIRRAGSEVVFSGATVAEYIAARNREGWPSPDVVLLDLTLGDGTTVTENVVRLAAESAVIIHSVADRPASVREALAAGAVGVVSKSSPLDEVIDAVGMAARGEPLNNVEWASAVEGDRAFADAQLSTREREVLRLYAAGLPLKVVADRLGIAFSTAKENITRVRVKYTEVGRPAPTKVDLLKRAMEDGIVAQAGERGGV, from the coding sequence ATGATCCGCGTTGCCCTCGTGGACGATCACGAATCGGTGCGTCTCGGACTCGAGGCGGCGATCCGCCGCGCGGGCTCCGAGGTGGTCTTCAGCGGCGCGACGGTGGCCGAGTACATCGCCGCCCGCAATCGCGAGGGCTGGCCCTCGCCCGACGTCGTCCTGCTCGATCTCACGCTCGGCGACGGCACCACCGTCACCGAGAACGTCGTGCGCCTGGCGGCCGAGTCCGCCGTCATCATCCACTCGGTGGCCGATCGCCCGGCGTCCGTGCGCGAGGCGCTCGCGGCCGGCGCGGTGGGCGTGGTGAGCAAGTCCTCGCCGCTGGACGAGGTGATCGACGCCGTCGGCATGGCCGCGCGCGGCGAGCCCCTCAACAACGTCGAGTGGGCCAGCGCCGTCGAGGGCGATCGCGCCTTCGCCGACGCGCAGCTGTCCACCCGCGAGCGCGAGGTGCTGCGCCTGTACGCCGCCGGCCTGCCGCTCAAGGTCGTGGCCGATCGGCTCGGCATCGCCTTCTCCACCGCCAAGGAGAACATCACCCGCGTGCGGGTGAAGTACACCGAGGTCGGCCGCCCTGCGCCCACCAAGGTCGACCTGCTCAAGCGGGCGATGGAGGACGGCATCGTCGCGCAGGCCGGGGAACGCGGTGGCGTCTAG
- a CDS encoding class I SAM-dependent RNA methyltransferase: protein MESGELVDLEITGVAHGGVFVARHGADGDNPGRVVFVSDTLPGERVRAEITEVKKSFARAVTVEVLEAAPERAPHVWPQADVGIAPADRPGGADFGHIALPAQRALKARVLREAFERFAGLAIDPVVVGPEGMLGSDHPGAAQTLDGTGYRTRLSLHVDDEGRIGPYAARSHRVIEVSEHPLAAPRVAEVALALRKAKPGRVDLVLPGDGVVRTIRRPEQKDRRAPRPEPEIVAEFVGEREFHVDAGGFWQVHRAAAATLDRAVRDALGELSSDAWHLDLYGGVGLFGAALGELAGPARLTTVESDPRASLHAEDNLIDLGVEAVNMRVDRFLSRLRAQASLVDREMITRGVTLLDPPRSGAGRDVVESIADLGSSRVAYVACDPVALARDVGWFRELGYELASLDAFDLFPHSHHVEALAILTR, encoded by the coding sequence ATGGAATCGGGAGAGCTGGTCGATCTGGAGATCACGGGCGTCGCCCATGGCGGCGTCTTCGTCGCGCGACACGGGGCGGACGGCGACAACCCGGGCCGCGTGGTGTTCGTCTCCGACACGCTGCCGGGGGAGCGTGTGCGGGCCGAGATCACCGAGGTGAAGAAGTCGTTCGCGCGCGCCGTCACCGTCGAGGTGCTCGAGGCCGCCCCCGAGCGCGCACCGCACGTGTGGCCGCAGGCCGACGTGGGGATCGCCCCGGCCGATCGCCCCGGCGGCGCGGACTTCGGCCACATCGCCCTCCCTGCGCAGCGGGCGCTGAAGGCCCGCGTGCTGCGCGAGGCGTTCGAGCGATTCGCGGGACTCGCGATCGACCCCGTCGTCGTCGGCCCCGAGGGCATGCTCGGTTCCGATCACCCGGGGGCGGCGCAGACCCTGGACGGCACCGGCTACCGCACGCGGCTGAGCCTGCACGTCGACGACGAGGGGCGCATCGGGCCGTACGCCGCGCGCTCCCACCGCGTGATCGAGGTGAGCGAGCACCCGCTCGCGGCCCCGCGCGTCGCGGAGGTGGCCCTGGCCCTGCGCAAGGCGAAGCCCGGCCGCGTCGACCTCGTGCTGCCCGGCGATGGCGTGGTGCGCACCATCCGCCGCCCCGAGCAGAAGGATCGCCGCGCGCCGCGCCCGGAGCCGGAGATCGTCGCGGAGTTCGTGGGCGAGCGGGAGTTCCACGTGGACGCGGGCGGCTTCTGGCAGGTGCACCGCGCCGCGGCGGCCACCCTCGATCGCGCCGTCCGCGACGCGCTGGGCGAGCTGTCGAGCGACGCGTGGCACCTCGACCTGTACGGCGGCGTCGGCCTCTTCGGCGCGGCGCTCGGCGAGCTGGCCGGTCCCGCGCGCCTGACGACGGTGGAGTCGGATCCGCGCGCCTCGCTGCACGCCGAGGACAACCTCATCGATCTGGGCGTCGAGGCCGTCAACATGCGCGTGGACCGCTTCCTCTCGCGCCTGCGCGCGCAGGCGAGCCTCGTCGACCGCGAGATGATCACGCGCGGCGTGACGCTGCTCGATCCGCCCCGTTCGGGCGCCGGACGCGACGTCGTCGAGAGCATCGCGGACCTCGGCTCGTCGCGCGTGGCGTATGTCGCCTGCGATCCGGTGGCCCTCGCGCGCGACGTGGGCTGGTTCCGCGAGCTTGGCTACGAGCTGGCCTCGCTCGACGCGTTCGACCTGTTCCCGCACTCGCACCACGTCGAGGCGCTGGCGATCCTCACGCGCTGA